The Ancylobacter sp. WKF20 genome contains a region encoding:
- a CDS encoding MipA/OmpV family protein gives MRSIVATGLVVLASSVGLATMASAADMSVGAPSTASANVSAPAAVDREWTITVGGYVMAQPDYMGSDDYEAAFRPIISISRADKLSRWRSFNDNPSIALYDTGTVEAGITGKVDWKRDAGDSDDLRGLDDVDYAYEIGGYAQWYPVDWLRLRADLRYGFGGFEGAVADFAIDAIYFTDFWGGMAISAGPRMTLASSGYIDAYYGITPEESASAIALGNNLGTYEAGGGLYSVGFGGQILKRFTPAILGSVFAEYKYLADDAADSPLVVQNGDRNQFQAGVSLSYTFFLGFD, from the coding sequence ATGCGTTCGATCGTTGCGACGGGTCTCGTGGTTCTGGCGTCCTCAGTGGGGCTCGCCACGATGGCGTCTGCCGCCGATATGTCCGTGGGGGCGCCGTCGACCGCGTCGGCCAACGTGTCCGCGCCCGCGGCGGTGGATCGCGAATGGACCATCACCGTCGGCGGCTATGTGATGGCCCAGCCCGACTATATGGGCTCGGATGACTATGAGGCGGCCTTCCGCCCGATCATCAGCATCTCGCGCGCCGACAAGCTGAGCCGCTGGCGCAGCTTCAACGACAATCCGAGCATCGCGCTCTACGACACCGGCACGGTCGAGGCGGGTATCACCGGCAAGGTTGACTGGAAGCGCGACGCGGGCGATTCGGACGATCTGCGCGGTCTCGACGATGTCGACTACGCCTATGAGATTGGCGGTTACGCCCAGTGGTACCCGGTCGACTGGCTGCGTCTGCGCGCCGACCTGCGCTACGGCTTCGGCGGCTTCGAGGGCGCGGTGGCCGACTTCGCCATCGACGCGATCTACTTCACCGATTTCTGGGGCGGCATGGCGATCTCCGCCGGTCCGCGCATGACGCTGGCGAGCTCGGGCTATATCGACGCTTATTACGGCATCACGCCGGAAGAATCGGCGTCGGCCATCGCGCTGGGCAACAATCTGGGGACGTATGAGGCGGGCGGTGGCCTGTACTCGGTCGGCTTCGGCGGCCAGATCCTCAAGCGCTTCACGCCGGCGATCCTCGGCTCGGTGTTCGCCGAGTACAAGTATCTCGCCGATGACGCCGCCGACAGTCCGCTGGTCGTGCAGAATGGCGACCGCAACCAGTTCCAGGCCGGCGTCTCGCTGTCCTACACCTTCTTCCTCGGCTTCGATTGA
- a CDS encoding histidine phosphatase family protein, whose amino-acid sequence MPRLFLLRHAKSAWPEGVADRERPLAPRGERGAAAIGAYMAENNLLPARALVSPARRTLETWDIATRTWPAHTPPAFEAGIYEASADRLLEIIRAQDGHSPLMLVGHNPGMEELAARLLTRAHRVKVLPKYPTGALAVIDVPGADWAHIATGEGTLERFVTPRALGVAKD is encoded by the coding sequence ATGCCGCGCCTGTTTCTGCTTCGTCACGCCAAATCCGCCTGGCCGGAGGGCGTTGCCGATCGTGAACGCCCCCTGGCCCCGCGCGGTGAGCGTGGCGCGGCGGCGATCGGTGCCTATATGGCGGAGAACAACCTTCTTCCCGCCCGCGCGCTGGTCTCCCCCGCGCGGCGCACGCTGGAGACCTGGGACATCGCCACCCGCACCTGGCCCGCCCACACCCCGCCGGCTTTCGAGGCCGGCATCTATGAGGCCTCGGCCGACCGGCTGCTGGAGATCATCCGCGCGCAGGACGGCCACTCGCCGCTGATGCTGGTCGGGCACAATCCCGGCATGGAGGAACTGGCCGCTCGCCTGCTCACCCGCGCCCACCGGGTAAAGGTGCTGCCGAAATACCCGACCGGCGCGCTCGCCGTGATCGACGTGCCCGGCGCCGACTGGGCGCATATCGCCACCGGCGAGGGCACGCTGGAGCGATTCGTCACCCCGCGCGCGCTGGGCGTGGCGAAAGACTGA
- a CDS encoding YcjX family protein, translating into MPSWYEELIDEARLTALTLLDRAEDLANPTLRLGITGLSRSGKTVFTTALIHALARGGRLPVFQAMHEGRIAAARLEPQPDDAVPRFNYEGHLATLVDERRWPDSTRRISELRLAIDYAPTRGGRRSLTLDIVDYPGEWLLDLPLLDQDFAAFAANSLNLARAPARRHLAGLFLGRLDSLDPDAPADEAHARELAALFTDYLAACRAETVSMSLLPPGRFLMPGDLEGSPALTFAPLDLSPGQEAKPGSLHAMMRRRYEAYKDNVVRPFFRDHFARLDRQIVLIDVLSALNAGPAALADLEAALDGILAAFRVGRNSWLSALFRHRIGKVLFAATKADHLHHTSHDPLEAILRRLVERALGRASSAGAEIDVVALAAVRATREAMVKRGRAHLPAIVGVPEAGQHGADEFDGLAEAAVFPGDLPENPSALFDPTLGFKGLADAQGGDFRFLRFRPPLVTRNGDGEALPMPHIRLDRALEFLLGDRLK; encoded by the coding sequence TTGCCCTCCTGGTATGAAGAGCTGATCGACGAGGCCCGCCTCACCGCCCTGACCCTGCTGGACCGGGCGGAGGATCTGGCAAACCCGACGCTGCGCCTCGGCATTACCGGCCTGTCGCGCTCGGGCAAGACCGTGTTCACCACCGCGCTCATCCATGCGCTGGCGCGCGGCGGGCGATTGCCGGTGTTCCAGGCCATGCATGAGGGCCGCATCGCCGCGGCACGCCTTGAGCCGCAGCCGGACGACGCGGTGCCGCGCTTCAACTATGAGGGCCATCTCGCCACGCTGGTGGATGAGCGGCGCTGGCCGGACTCCACGCGCCGCATCAGCGAATTGCGCCTCGCCATCGACTACGCGCCAACGCGCGGCGGGCGGCGCTCGCTCACCCTCGACATTGTCGATTATCCCGGCGAATGGCTGCTCGACCTGCCGCTGCTCGATCAGGACTTCGCCGCCTTCGCCGCCAACAGCCTGAACCTTGCCCGCGCCCCGGCCCGGCGGCATCTCGCCGGCCTTTTTCTCGGCCGGCTGGACAGCCTCGACCCGGACGCCCCGGCCGACGAGGCGCATGCGCGCGAACTCGCCGCGCTGTTTACCGATTATCTCGCCGCCTGCCGCGCCGAGACCGTCTCCATGAGCCTGCTGCCGCCCGGCCGCTTCCTCATGCCCGGCGATCTCGAAGGCTCGCCGGCGCTTACCTTCGCCCCGCTCGACCTCTCACCCGGTCAGGAGGCGAAGCCCGGCTCGCTGCACGCCATGATGCGCCGGCGCTACGAGGCCTATAAGGACAATGTGGTCCGCCCCTTCTTCCGCGACCATTTCGCCCGGCTCGACCGCCAGATCGTGCTGATCGACGTGCTCAGCGCGCTCAATGCCGGGCCGGCGGCGCTGGCTGATTTGGAGGCCGCGCTCGACGGCATTCTCGCGGCCTTCCGCGTCGGGCGGAATTCCTGGCTCTCGGCGCTGTTCCGCCACCGCATCGGCAAGGTGCTGTTCGCCGCCACGAAGGCCGACCATCTCCACCACACCAGCCATGACCCGCTCGAAGCCATCCTGCGCCGCCTCGTCGAGCGCGCACTGGGGCGGGCGTCGAGCGCCGGGGCGGAGATCGACGTGGTGGCGCTCGCCGCCGTCCGCGCCACGCGCGAGGCGATGGTGAAGCGCGGCCGGGCGCATCTGCCGGCCATTGTCGGCGTGCCCGAGGCGGGCCAGCACGGTGCGGACGAGTTTGACGGGCTGGCCGAGGCCGCCGTCTTCCCCGGCGACCTGCCGGAAAACCCCTCCGCGCTGTTCGACCCCACGCTCGGCTTCAAGGGGCTGGCCGATGCGCAGGGCGGGGATTTCCGCTTCCTGCGCTTCCGCCCGCCGCTGGTGACACGCAATGGCGATGGCGAGGCGCTGCCCATGCCCCATATACGCCTCGACCGTGCCCTCGAATTCCTGCTCGGCGACCGGCTGAAATGA